Proteins from one Ignavibacteriota bacterium genomic window:
- a CDS encoding cob(I)yrinic acid a,c-diamide adenosyltransferase, with protein sequence MKIYTKTGDKGETSLFGGKRVTKDALRIEAYGTVDELNSMLGVCRSLNSVQEIDSILNDLQQSLFTLGADLATPSDVQNKSVTRIQETDIRPLEHTIDSISEKLQPLTSFILPGGNRAAAMIHLARTVCRRAERLVVQLSHEEEINRESIVFLNRLSDLLFVLARYVNALSNTSEVKWNS encoded by the coding sequence TTGAAAATCTACACCAAAACAGGAGATAAGGGAGAAACGTCTTTATTCGGAGGCAAGCGTGTAACGAAGGATGCGCTTCGTATAGAAGCGTACGGAACAGTAGATGAACTTAATTCAATGCTTGGTGTTTGCCGTTCATTGAATAGTGTGCAGGAGATTGATTCCATCCTGAATGATTTGCAACAGTCATTATTTACTCTCGGCGCCGATCTTGCAACGCCTTCAGACGTACAAAACAAATCTGTAACACGCATTCAGGAAACGGATATTCGTCCTTTAGAACACACCATTGATTCCATTTCTGAAAAACTTCAGCCGCTGACAAGTTTTATTTTACCGGGCGGAAATCGTGCCGCGGCTATGATTCATTTAGCAAGAACCGTTTGCAGAAGAGCCGAACGGCTTGTCGTTCAACTTTCACACGAAGAAGAAATCAACCGGGAATCAATTGTTTTTCTCAATCGCCTTTCCGATTTATTGTTCGTGCTTGCACGCTACGTGAATGCGCTCTCCAACACTTCCGAAGTGAAGTGGAATTCCTAA
- a CDS encoding type II toxin-antitoxin system PemK/MazF family toxin, protein MSIKQFDIWFADLNPRVGTEPGKIRPVVVVQTNLLNTNHPSTIICPLTTNVKPQFKLLRVHIKKHKSGLNEDCDILIDQIRAIDNKRFVKRVSRLHIDDILRVRENLKIVLDLE, encoded by the coding sequence ATGAGTATCAAACAATTTGATATATGGTTCGCCGACCTAAATCCTCGAGTCGGAACGGAACCTGGTAAGATCAGACCTGTCGTAGTTGTTCAAACGAATCTCTTAAACACAAACCATCCTTCAACTATCATTTGTCCTCTTACCACGAATGTCAAACCGCAGTTCAAGTTACTGAGAGTTCATATCAAAAAACACAAATCGGGACTTAATGAAGATTGTGATATCTTGATTGACCAGATAAGAGCAATTGATAATAAAAGATTTGTTAAACGAGTTTCACGGCTTCACATTGACGATATTTTAAGAGTTAGAGAAAATCTTAAGATAGTTTTAGATTTGGAGTGA